A window of Streptomyces sp. DG1A-41 contains these coding sequences:
- a CDS encoding glycosyltransferase family 2 protein has translation MSAADVEMWDGLLGTLHGLIAVCDTAIVLYFLAINTGYLVLILFALAEVVRRLRRAPFAGYEDASSSPFTPPISVIMPAYNEAAGITEAVRAMLLLHYPVFEVIVVDDGSSDGTLDALADAFHLAEVDHVVPEDVPMRGSVTSVHLPRGAPVPLVVARKGNGGKADALNVGINLARYPLLCMVDADSILDSQSLLAVAKPFSDDPLRVVATGGVVGVANGCTIQAGRVVEARVPADVLGQAQVIEYLRGFFLGRTGWSKVGGLLIIAGAFGLFRRDVVVAAGGMDPECIGEDAELVVRLHRHLREQGRRHGDYRVVFVTEPIAWSEAPSSLRVLGRQRRRWHRGLTEILIKHRRMIGNPRYGRIGLVALPFYVLFELAAPLVELAGLVLVPLGVLIGAVDADFLWRFMLAAYAYAMVVSLVSVAVEEYACHRFSRWRDVWGALVGVLVENIGYRQVTAWWRLRGMWDALHGAPQVWGAMTRSGFGPSQREREGGGRP, from the coding sequence GTGAGCGCGGCGGACGTCGAGATGTGGGACGGACTGCTGGGCACGTTGCACGGCCTGATCGCGGTGTGCGACACGGCCATCGTCCTCTACTTCCTGGCCATCAACACCGGCTATCTGGTGCTGATCCTCTTCGCCCTGGCTGAAGTGGTCAGGAGGCTGCGCCGGGCCCCCTTCGCCGGCTACGAGGACGCCTCCAGCAGTCCCTTCACCCCGCCCATCTCGGTGATCATGCCCGCGTACAACGAAGCGGCGGGCATCACAGAGGCCGTACGGGCCATGCTGCTGCTGCACTATCCGGTGTTCGAGGTCATCGTCGTCGACGACGGCTCCAGCGACGGCACGCTCGACGCCCTGGCCGACGCCTTCCACCTCGCCGAGGTCGACCACGTCGTACCCGAAGACGTCCCCATGCGGGGCAGCGTCACCTCGGTGCATCTGCCCCGCGGAGCTCCGGTGCCCCTGGTGGTGGCCCGCAAGGGCAACGGCGGCAAGGCTGACGCGCTCAACGTCGGGATCAACCTGGCGCGTTATCCGCTGCTGTGCATGGTGGACGCCGACTCCATCCTCGACTCCCAGTCCCTGCTGGCCGTGGCCAAACCGTTCAGCGACGACCCGCTGCGGGTGGTGGCGACCGGTGGCGTGGTCGGTGTCGCCAACGGCTGCACCATCCAGGCCGGGCGCGTGGTCGAGGCACGCGTCCCCGCGGACGTGCTCGGACAGGCCCAGGTCATCGAGTACCTGCGCGGCTTCTTCCTCGGCCGTACCGGATGGTCCAAGGTCGGCGGGCTGCTGATCATCGCCGGCGCCTTCGGCCTGTTCCGCCGGGACGTGGTGGTGGCGGCGGGCGGCATGGACCCCGAATGCATCGGCGAGGACGCCGAACTCGTCGTCCGCCTCCACCGGCACCTGCGCGAGCAGGGCCGCCGCCACGGCGACTACCGCGTCGTCTTCGTCACCGAGCCGATCGCCTGGAGCGAAGCACCCTCCAGCCTCCGGGTCCTGGGGCGCCAGCGGCGTCGGTGGCACCGCGGTCTGACCGAGATCCTGATCAAGCACCGCCGCATGATCGGCAACCCGCGCTACGGCCGCATCGGACTGGTGGCGCTGCCGTTCTACGTGCTCTTCGAACTGGCGGCCCCGCTGGTGGAACTCGCCGGTCTCGTGCTGGTGCCCCTGGGTGTGCTGATCGGCGCGGTCGACGCGGACTTCCTGTGGCGCTTCATGCTGGCCGCCTACGCCTACGCGATGGTCGTCAGCCTGGTGTCGGTCGCGGTGGAGGAATACGCCTGCCACCGCTTCTCACGGTGGCGGGACGTGTGGGGCGCCCTCGTCGGCGTGCTCGTCGAGAACATCGGCTACCGCCAGGTCACGGCGTGGTGGCGGCTGCGCGGTATGTGGGACGCGCTGCACGGGGCCCCACAGGTGTGGGGGGCCATGACTCGCAGCGGATTCGGCCCGTCCCAGCGGGAGCGGGAGGGCGGTGGTCGTCCATGA
- a CDS encoding ATP-binding protein, with protein MRLPVRLPCDCVARRLAMAFGLLIALLLLVGAGSLTTAKVADHMHDRVSRLEPVLRENMRVRDQVTRMSRAVRTYLLTGDTAARSSYHQMRDEPFATLAEARRTATASAQRDLATQDRQLRAYVRVADQQAMATPGSAAASRLTAEAAREFTAFDTTNQRLEMQVTGDMQRLEDRADAFLNGSFAGIGVLLAAGGALAVVTAVRTTRALTRPLQSTAGTLCRLASGEHSARAEEEGPEEIRAVARSVNALADESDRLRAIEQERARLAHTARAVGVRIREHLDVDQVLDTACAGIGEGLEADHAFVLLTEEDSPLVRVARAWIAGRGLLPAQDQPIPPIPFDVVRDHYRRGTAWCLNDLPAVLAEGSPLPGAPGSFGEGGLPQDARAAAETLGLVGVLVVPLGVGEKPLGAVFLARTRPDRPWLPVEIETAESMAAGVGRALHTAQLYKKETHLVEKLRALDKAKSDFLSTVSHELRTPLTSIVGYIELLKDEETGPLSPPQLHMLDVVDRNANRLRALIEDLLTLSRIESGVFGSKKEPVDLCLLVASAADAIRPAAEAASVTLETHCPSRPLILEADSDQLDRVVMNLLSNAVKFTPKGGKVTVRAEDRDGESVLSVSDTGIGIPAAEQEKLFQRFFRASNATDAAIPGTGLGLTIVRTIVANHGGEMEVHSEEGRGTTFTARLPIAAASGAAASS; from the coding sequence ATGAGGTTGCCCGTACGGCTGCCCTGCGACTGCGTGGCACGCCGGCTCGCCATGGCCTTCGGACTGCTGATCGCTCTGCTGCTGCTCGTGGGAGCCGGGTCACTGACCACCGCCAAGGTGGCGGACCACATGCACGATCGGGTGAGCCGACTTGAGCCGGTGCTCCGCGAGAACATGCGCGTGCGCGACCAGGTGACCCGTATGAGCCGTGCCGTGCGCACCTATCTGCTCACCGGTGACACGGCCGCGAGGAGCAGCTACCACCAAATGCGCGACGAGCCCTTCGCCACCCTTGCCGAGGCCAGGCGGACCGCCACCGCGTCGGCCCAGCGGGATCTCGCGACGCAGGACCGGCAGCTGCGTGCCTACGTACGCGTCGCCGACCAGCAGGCGATGGCCACTCCCGGCAGCGCAGCCGCGAGCCGACTGACCGCCGAGGCGGCCCGGGAGTTCACGGCGTTCGACACCACCAACCAGCGGCTGGAGATGCAGGTCACCGGTGACATGCAGCGTCTGGAGGACCGGGCCGACGCGTTCCTCAACGGCAGCTTCGCGGGCATTGGCGTCCTGCTGGCGGCAGGCGGGGCACTGGCCGTCGTCACGGCGGTCCGCACCACCCGCGCCCTCACCCGGCCGCTGCAGAGCACGGCTGGGACCCTTTGCCGGCTGGCCTCGGGCGAACACTCGGCGCGGGCCGAGGAGGAGGGACCGGAGGAGATCAGGGCGGTGGCGCGGTCGGTGAACGCGCTCGCCGACGAGAGCGACCGGCTGCGGGCGATCGAGCAGGAGCGCGCCAGACTGGCACACACCGCACGGGCCGTCGGCGTCCGCATCCGTGAGCACCTCGACGTCGATCAGGTCCTCGACACGGCGTGCGCCGGAATCGGCGAGGGGCTGGAGGCCGACCACGCCTTCGTTCTCCTCACCGAAGAGGACAGTCCCCTCGTGCGCGTGGCACGCGCCTGGATCGCGGGAAGGGGGCTGCTCCCCGCGCAGGACCAGCCGATTCCGCCCATCCCTTTCGACGTGGTGCGCGACCACTACCGGCGGGGAACGGCCTGGTGCCTCAACGATCTGCCCGCCGTGCTGGCCGAGGGATCACCGCTGCCCGGGGCGCCCGGGTCCTTCGGCGAGGGCGGCCTGCCGCAGGACGCTCGGGCAGCCGCCGAGACGCTGGGCCTGGTGGGCGTGCTCGTCGTCCCGCTCGGCGTCGGTGAGAAACCGCTCGGTGCCGTCTTCCTCGCGCGGACCCGGCCGGATCGCCCCTGGCTCCCGGTGGAGATCGAGACCGCCGAGTCCATGGCCGCCGGCGTCGGCCGCGCACTGCACACCGCCCAGCTCTACAAGAAGGAGACGCACCTGGTGGAGAAGCTGCGCGCCCTGGACAAGGCGAAGAGCGACTTCCTGTCCACCGTCTCCCACGAGCTGCGCACCCCGCTGACCAGCATCGTGGGATACATCGAGCTGCTGAAGGACGAGGAGACCGGGCCACTCAGCCCGCCGCAGCTGCACATGCTGGACGTCGTCGACCGCAACGCCAACCGTCTGCGGGCGCTCATCGAGGACTTGCTGACCCTGTCGCGCATCGAGTCGGGGGTGTTCGGCTCCAAGAAGGAACCGGTCGACCTGTGCCTGCTCGTGGCTTCGGCGGCCGACGCCATCCGGCCTGCCGCCGAGGCCGCCTCCGTCACCCTGGAGACACACTGTCCATCCCGCCCCCTGATACTGGAGGCGGACAGTGACCAACTCGACCGGGTCGTGATGAACCTGCTGTCCAATGCCGTCAAGTTCACCCCGAAGGGCGGGAAAGTCACCGTACGTGCCGAGGACAGGGACGGCGAGTCGGTCCTGAGCGTCAGCGACACCGGCATCGGCATCCCCGCCGCTGAACAGGAGAAGCTCTTCCAGCGGTTCTTCCGTGCATCGAATGCCACGGACGCGGCCATTCCGGGCACCGGTCTGGGCCTGACCATCGTCCGCACCATCGTGGCGAACCACGGCGGCGAGATGGAGGTGCACTCCGAGGAGGGCCGCGGCACCACCTTCACCGCCCGGTTGCCGATCGCCGCCGCGAGCGGGGCGGCCGCCTCGTCCTGA
- a CDS encoding glycoside hydrolase family 16 protein: protein MIRCAVLFRMRAAAALVAWGLLCAALVVLPSPRAAAQPVVGPALFDDFNYTDYTDPQLTQRGWTLRSGQGGPGVPGATWRPQNITFATESGNSVMTMRSGTNGTASGTEHTEIYQQRKFLYGTYAARVRFSDVPIYGPDGDRMVQTFFTISPLNYPMDPAYSELDFEYLPNGGWGITGSALLASSWETYSEDPPQEEHVTTQERASFAGWHDLVITVDSTAITYYIDGRLFARHSEPYLPESTMSIRFNHWLINLLGINSRKTRAYEEKVDYVYFVRDQLLSPADVQAAVADYRSRGVSFEDTV from the coding sequence ATGATCAGATGCGCCGTGCTCTTCCGGATGAGGGCCGCTGCCGCCCTCGTCGCATGGGGGCTGCTGTGCGCAGCCCTAGTCGTCCTTCCCAGCCCGCGCGCGGCCGCCCAGCCCGTCGTCGGACCGGCACTGTTCGACGACTTCAACTACACCGACTACACGGATCCGCAGCTCACCCAGCGCGGCTGGACCCTGCGGTCCGGCCAGGGCGGGCCGGGCGTGCCCGGTGCCACGTGGAGGCCGCAGAACATCACCTTCGCCACCGAGTCCGGCAACTCCGTCATGACGATGCGCTCCGGCACCAACGGCACGGCGTCCGGCACCGAGCACACCGAGATCTACCAGCAGCGCAAGTTCCTGTACGGCACCTACGCCGCGCGGGTCCGCTTCAGCGACGTGCCGATCTACGGACCGGACGGCGACCGCATGGTGCAGACGTTCTTCACCATCTCACCGCTGAACTACCCGATGGACCCGGCCTACAGCGAGCTCGACTTCGAGTACCTGCCCAACGGCGGATGGGGCATCACCGGCAGTGCCCTGCTGGCGAGCTCCTGGGAGACGTACTCGGAGGACCCGCCGCAGGAGGAGCACGTCACCACACAGGAGCGTGCGAGTTTCGCCGGCTGGCACGACCTGGTCATCACCGTCGACAGCACGGCGATCACCTACTACATCGACGGCCGGCTCTTCGCCAGGCACAGCGAGCCGTACCTGCCCGAGTCGACGATGAGCATCCGCTTCAACCACTGGCTGATCAACCTGCTGGGGATCAACAGCCGTAAGACACGCGCGTACGAGGAGAAGGTCGACTACGTTTACTTCGTCCGGGACCAGCTGCTCAGCCCGGCCGATGTGCAGGCGGCTGTCGCCGACTACCGGTCGCGGGGAGTGTCTTTCGAGGACACCGTCTGA
- a CDS encoding GAP family protein — translation MTTLLAEVLPLALGAALSPALFVAAVVLLSDPVRPRWRAGSFTAGAAVPLAVIGAAGLVLFHRARGQGHFRVSPVVDLVFGALLLLLAVRTALRPAVGTSHRHPRHAVTSTRACALLGAGLMAVNFSSLALFVPAVKEIALADSVSTADQVVVLAIVVVLALLAVLVPLGLYLIAPAQAQALLTPMLAAAKRHTRAIGMVICLVFGVYLAIKGAARLR, via the coding sequence GTGACGACACTGCTGGCCGAAGTCCTGCCACTGGCTCTGGGAGCCGCGCTCAGCCCGGCTCTCTTCGTGGCAGCCGTCGTGCTCCTTTCCGACCCGGTCCGCCCCCGCTGGCGAGCGGGGTCGTTCACGGCGGGAGCCGCGGTTCCGCTCGCCGTCATCGGGGCGGCCGGACTCGTTCTCTTCCACCGAGCCCGAGGCCAGGGGCATTTCAGGGTCTCGCCGGTCGTCGACCTCGTCTTCGGTGCGCTCCTGCTGCTCTTGGCAGTGCGCACCGCGCTCAGACCCGCAGTCGGCACATCACACCGCCACCCGCGCCACGCCGTCACCAGTACCAGGGCGTGTGCTCTGCTCGGGGCCGGCCTCATGGCGGTGAACTTCTCCAGCCTGGCGCTGTTCGTTCCCGCGGTGAAGGAGATCGCCCTCGCCGACTCCGTATCGACGGCCGACCAGGTCGTCGTCCTGGCGATCGTCGTGGTGCTGGCGCTGCTCGCCGTACTCGTGCCGCTCGGGCTGTACTTGATCGCCCCTGCCCAGGCGCAAGCGCTGCTCACTCCGATGCTGGCCGCGGCGAAACGGCACACCCGCGCCATCGGCATGGTCATCTGCCTGGTCTTCGGCGTCTACCTGGCCATCAAGGGCGCCGCACGTCTGCGCTGA
- a CDS encoding ABC transporter ATP-binding protein codes for MRSEPVVQVQALVKRYGTKTAVDGLDLVAREGVTAVLGPNGAGKTTTVETCEGYRKPDSGTVRVLGLDPVRQSQDLRPRIGVMLQSGGVYSGSRADEMLRHVAKLHAHPLDVDALIERLGLGSCGRTTYRRLSGGQQQRLALAMAVVGRPELVFLDEPTAGLDPQARRATWDLVRDLRADGVSVILTTHYMDEAEQLADDVTIIDAGRVIAQGSPEELCRGGAENTLRFSGRPGLDVGSLLKALPADCSAAELTPGSYRVVGKVDPQLLATVTSWCAQHGVMPEKISVERHTLEDVFLELTGKELRS; via the coding sequence ATGCGAAGTGAGCCCGTGGTCCAGGTCCAGGCCCTGGTGAAGCGGTACGGCACGAAGACCGCGGTGGACGGGCTCGACCTGGTGGCCCGGGAGGGTGTGACCGCCGTGCTCGGCCCCAACGGGGCGGGCAAGACGACCACGGTCGAGACCTGCGAGGGGTACCGGAAGCCGGACTCCGGCACGGTGCGCGTCCTGGGCCTCGACCCGGTCAGACAGTCCCAGGACCTGCGGCCCCGCATCGGCGTCATGCTCCAGTCCGGCGGCGTCTACTCGGGCTCCCGCGCCGACGAGATGCTCCGCCATGTCGCCAAGCTGCACGCCCACCCCCTGGACGTGGACGCCCTCATCGAACGCCTGGGCCTCGGCTCCTGCGGCCGTACGACGTACCGGCGGCTGTCGGGCGGGCAGCAGCAGCGGCTCGCCCTCGCGATGGCCGTGGTCGGGCGGCCCGAGCTGGTGTTCCTGGACGAGCCGACCGCCGGGCTAGACCCGCAGGCCCGCCGCGCCACCTGGGACCTGGTCCGGGACCTGCGCGCGGACGGGGTCTCCGTGATCCTCACCACGCACTACATGGACGAGGCCGAGCAGCTCGCCGACGACGTGACGATCATCGACGCGGGCCGGGTCATCGCCCAGGGCTCCCCGGAGGAGCTGTGCCGGGGCGGCGCCGAGAACACGCTCCGCTTCTCCGGCCGCCCCGGGCTGGACGTCGGCTCGCTGCTGAAGGCCCTGCCCGCCGACTGCTCGGCCGCCGAGCTGACGCCGGGTTCGTACCGGGTCGTCGGCAAGGTCGACCCGCAACTGCTCGCGACGGTCACCTCCTGGTGCGCCCAGCACGGCGTGATGCCGGAGAAGATCTCGGTGGAGCGGCACACCCTCGAAGACGTTTTTCTCGAGCTGACCGGCAAGGAGTTGCGCTCGTGA
- a CDS encoding ABC transporter permease, which translates to MYTPKPGAAPLPRMIAAQAVLETKMLLRNGEQLLLTVVIPTLLLVLFSTVDIVDTGAGEAVDFLAPGILALAVMSTAFTGQAIATGFERRYGVLKRLAASPLPRWGLMTAKTLSVLVTEVLQVILLTVIAFALGWSPHGNPFAVLLLLVLGTAAFSGLGLLMAGTLKAEATLAAANLVFLLLLVGGGVIVPLDKFPSAAQDVLGLLPISALSDGLRDVLQHGAGMPWADLGILGVWAVVGLAAAGRFFRWE; encoded by the coding sequence ATGTACACGCCGAAGCCCGGCGCGGCGCCCCTCCCCCGCATGATCGCGGCCCAGGCCGTACTCGAGACGAAGATGCTGCTGCGCAACGGCGAGCAGCTGTTGCTGACCGTCGTCATCCCGACCCTGCTCCTGGTGCTCTTCAGCACCGTGGACATCGTCGACACCGGTGCCGGCGAGGCCGTCGACTTCCTCGCCCCCGGCATCCTCGCGCTCGCGGTGATGTCGACCGCGTTCACCGGCCAGGCCATCGCGACCGGCTTCGAGCGCCGCTACGGCGTCCTGAAGCGACTCGCCGCCTCGCCCCTGCCCCGCTGGGGCCTGATGACGGCGAAGACGCTGTCCGTGCTGGTCACCGAGGTGCTCCAGGTGATCCTGCTGACGGTGATCGCCTTCGCGCTCGGCTGGTCGCCGCACGGCAACCCGTTCGCCGTCCTGCTGCTCCTGGTCCTCGGTACGGCGGCCTTCTCGGGCCTCGGCCTGCTGATGGCCGGGACGCTGAAGGCCGAGGCGACGCTCGCCGCCGCCAACCTGGTGTTCCTTCTGCTGCTCGTCGGCGGCGGGGTCATCGTGCCGCTCGACAAGTTCCCTTCCGCCGCGCAGGACGTGCTCGGCCTGCTGCCCATCTCGGCCCTGTCCGACGGCCTGCGGGACGTGCTCCAGCACGGGGCCGGGATGCCCTGGGCCGATCTGGGGATCCTGGGCGTCTGGGCGGTCGTGGGGCTGGCGGCGGCCGGACGGTTCTTCCGCTGGGAGTAA